A region from the Linepithema humile isolate Giens D197 chromosome 1, Lhum_UNIL_v1.0, whole genome shotgun sequence genome encodes:
- the nej gene encoding histone lysine acetyltransferase CREBBP isoform X7 codes for MADHLVDGPPPKRPKLDPFQGPSDSTVGMAPLMMHHAYTNYGGGGSNIQQIQGPPQQLHLQQHQMQQWNNSLQKRNYITNPDTMFDIENDLPDDLLSSGSWGSATESTKPPATGPGPGQQNGALDSELRQHVQQQQLSHHLIQQQVCVKGNKNLVANSLVMAAGTLGNKSPNMQSPPNVSVSKGVVDPQMVVSLGNLPSSIASSLANNQMSIANSMGSLQSSMSMAGSNPAMSMPGGMNSGLVMTSTASGNNNMGGMAGGSLIVTNSLNKQPLNTVTMMGPNTQAIHHPSGPQGVTQMQNGPGMMNTRAVAMQQQQQAHMVGPARGQSPHQQVHQVGIVGPNQGPRMQGPPNMANMPNMGQIGASSPYGYGVVKPQQKGVGTNMTAMQAAAASRFTGTAGPIGTPNVVGGQEGGTATQQAQPSAPSPAQPQSGAPTGGQPGPQQATQGQMTGTGAPTGPTKSTPDPEKCRLIQQQLVLLLHAHKCQRRENAQANGEIRQCNLPDCKTMKNVLNHMTSCQAGKNCTVAHCSMSRQIISHWKHCNRGDCPVCLPIKQANKNRTNSVQVSAIQPNNQPNPSPSEMRRAYDALGIQCPTTTPGLLPGQGVGRGVRMPAPGMAGPPGTLGNVRLPQPQTQSVYTKQEAKGAVYVSAASGQSVVGAGQQVVAPNVSLPLNSDPSTVGVAGNQTAPTTGSTSAAAAAAANIQQSVNMQTLFGLNESGQPSVIGAENRLANLQLPPGCVPPGQVTAQPVQGTKEWHLSVTPDLRNHLVHKLVQAIFPTPDPQAMLDKRMHNLVAYARKVEGDMYEMANSRSEYYHLLAEKIYKIQKELVFNYVLKLRNMVRESRLNDFSTTDEKRQKRKEQQQLQQAQQQQQQPQPPQPAGTSGPGLRPCAPPNVGAVLPGSSKPVGTVPPTLRSHSPSMGQLGTIPAMAIQQHSRMQFPQQQQAQQQQQAQQQQQQQQQVQAQQQIQQQQQQQQQQGILVGPPGPSPNGQSTSNTNMVPNPGLSPFGQPQMSQANLTTTTASNNAMTSQFSTSNGTATGLPNTSPIQNQHQFPDLMKVRLAQAQVQAAQQQQQQQQQQQQQQQQQQQQQQQSQNQQSQPASTPSQVGTPVSSIPQAPSPFSGMQQPSAQQQQQQQPPNQQFPTRPLSASTPNDNGIAASTPQTIPPPASSGPSPTGSVSATTTGTTNGPQSTTSTPNTPLVPSLMTPNQTVSSASNQTPPHSGPTPSPAGLASLGKGMTSQERAALNTPRNTSMSSQMAAITAALDRDNSPSPPMSNNKGKLDSIKEEVTIKMEIKQEPEEPQNHRMDGGKSVNNEIIIKTEPKTEPMEEGSNEAIVKEEPASIKEESMTPVSSQDASASDIKPMVPEPIQPSGTSTDKKKCLFKPDELRQALMPTLEKLYRQDPESIPFRQPVDPQALGIPDYPTIVKKPMDLSTIKKKLDTEKYSDPWEYVDDVWMMFDNAWLYNRKTSRVYRYCTKLSEVFEQEIDPVMQALGYCCGRKYTFNPQVLCCYGKQLCTIPRDAKYYSYQNSSLKGIGLLSDRYTFCQKCFNDIPGDTVTLGDDPTQPQTAIKKEQFQEMKNDHLELEPFVTCTDCGRRVHQICVLHMETIWPLGFTCDNCLKKKGQKRKENKFNAKRLPVTKLGTYIETRVNNFLKKKEAGAGEVAIRVVASSDKVVEVKPGMRSRFVENGDMPGEFPYRAKALFAFEEVDGTDVCFFGMHVQEYGSECTPPNTRRVYIAYLDSVHFFRPRQFRTAVYHEILLGYLDYAKQLGYTMAHIWACPPSEGDDYIFHCHPAEQKIPKPKRLQEWYKKMLDKGMVERIVLDYKDILKQAMEDRLSSAADLPYFEGDFWPNVLEESIKELDQEEEEKRKQAEAAEAAAAAANAIFSLSEDSETPDGKKKGQKKAKKSNKSKANQRKNSKKSNTPQTGNDLSAKIFATMEKHKEVFFVIRLHSAQSAASLAPIQDPDPVINCDLMDGRDAFLTMARERHYEFSSLRRAKFSSMSMLYELHNQGQDKFVYTCNNCKSHVETRYHCTVCDDFDLCVSCKDKDGHPHPMEKLGFDLDDGSSPADAKQTNPQEARKLSIQRCIQSLVHACQCRDANCRLPSCQKMKRVVMHTKNCKRKTNGGCPICKQLIALCCYHAKHCQETKCLVPFCSNIKHKIKQQQLQQRLQQAQLLRRRMAVMNTRPTGPVAAMQAGQQTSNVAMATGVAMKPGVSTSNLPSPHQPGIGLKPGTQTPPAHVLQVVKQVQEEAARQQAPHVGYGKVTPGAGVGVGVGVGQTGGVMPPPQMQRPLPVQMPNPGGTHLIPMDQWTPSRYQPNAVMQQNPNLARQQTPQQLMQQQQQHQAQPGMGMSAQMPRQPGVIGPVGQVGPQPNMQKHALQQLMQTLRSPQSTEQQAQILQILKSNPPLMAAFIKQRALVHQQQPGQHGGGVGGPLGPNQPQQQQQPGLQHMMSQQQQPQQQQQQQQPQQQGRLQIQTMLTPQAQQQQQPVQQQTQWYKQQMLVQQMQRQQQAQQQQQQQQQQQQQQQQQQQQQQQQQQQQQQQQQQQQQPFTQPPAPPYGQQRPIRPSLLGNYIPRNSVEGHVLRSILSKQQRLQNSFPGYGGFNEQGYGQPGLKPTPPPVPSPQGVMGPPGISVQQQLMQSVRSPPPIRSPQPNPSPRPVPSPRNQPVPSPRSGPVPSPHHHPPHGTPTHSPAHELGGGPSEMMLSQLSGGAGAPTGHPAAMPHHPSPAPAPTNGGADANEVTPMTPQDQLSKFVEGL; via the exons ATGGCCGACCACCTGGTGGACGGCCCTCCGCCGAAGCGGCCGAAACTCGATCCGTTTCAGGGGCCATCAGACTCGACGG TGGGTATGGCGCCTTTAATGATGCACCATGCTTATACGAACTACGGGGGAGGTGGCAGTAACATTCAACAAATACAGGGTCCACCGCAGCAGCTACATCTGCAACAGCATCAGATGCAACAGTGGAACAACTCGCTCCAAAAACGAA ATTACATAACAAACCCAGACACAATgtttgatattgaaaatgatCTTCCTGATGACTTGCTGTCGTCTGGATCTTGGGGTTCCGCGACCGAGAGTACCAAGCCACCGGCAACCGGTCCAGGTCCAGGGCAGCAAAACGGTGCTCTCGACTCGGAACTCAGGCAACATGTACAGCAACAACAACTCTCTCATCATCTCATTCAGCAGCAGGTATGCGTCAAG GGCAACAAAAACTTGGTGGCGAATTCCTTGGTAATGGCTGCCGGAACATTGGGGAACAAAAGTCCGAATATGCAATCTCCGCCGAATGTTTCCGTCTCCAAAGGGGTGGTCGATCCGCAGATGGTCGTGAGTCTCGGTAATCTGCCGAGCAGTATAGCTAGTTCGTTGGCGAACAATCAAATGTCTATCGCGAATTCGATGGGCAGTTTGCAATCATCCATGAGCATGGCCGGAAGTAACCCCGCGATGTCCATGCCGGGCGGCATGAATTCCGGCTTAGTGATGACTAGTACTGCCAGCGGGAACAATAATATGGGCGGCATGGCTGGGGGAAGCTTAATAGTAACCAACAGTTTGAACAAACAACCTTTAAATACA GTAACCATGATGGGCCCTAATACTCAAGCGATACATCATCCTAGCGGACCTCAGGGGGTCACGCAAATGCAAAATGGTCCCGGGATGATGAACACGAGGGCTGTGGCGatgcagcagcaacaacaggcGCATATGGTCGGCCCGGCGAGAGGGCAGAGTCCTCATCAACAAGTCCATCAAGTTGGCATTGTCGGGCCGAATCAAGGCCCGCGAATGCAGGGTCCACCTAATATGGCGAATATGCCAAACATGGGGCAAATAGGTGCATCGAGTCCGTACGGATATG GTGTTGTCAAGCCGCAACAGAAAGGAGTGGGGACGAATATGACCGCCATGCAAGCAGCTGCTGCCAGTAGATTCACCGGAACCGCCGGTCCGATCGGCACCCCAAACGTCGTCGGTGGTCAAGAGGGTGGAACAGCGACGCAACAGGCGCAGCCATCCGCGCCGAGTCCGGCTCAACCTCAATCTGGAGCGCCGACCGGAGGACAGCCCGGTCCACAACAAGCTACTCAAGGGCAGATGACTGGCACTGGTGCTCCGACAG GACCTACGAAATCCACGCCTGATCCCGAAAAATGCAGACTTATTCAGCAACAATTGGTATTACTTTTACACGCTCATAAGTGTCAACGGCGCGAGAACGCGCAAGCGAACGGCGAGATACGACAATGCAACTTACCAGACtgtaaaacaatgaaaaatgttttgaatcACATGACGAGCTGTCAAGCCGGCAAAAATTGTACTGTTGCACACTGTAGCATGTCCAGGCAGATCATTAGCCATTGGAAGCATTGTAATCGAGGCGATTGTCCGGTCTGCTTGCCGATAAAACAAGCGAACAAAAACAGGACTAACTCTGTACAAG TTTCTGCAATTCAACCAAATAATCAGCCAAATCCAAGTCCATCTGAGATGAGAAGGGCTTATGATGCTTTAGGTATTCAGTGTCCGACAACAACACCGGGACTCCTGCCCGGCCAAGGCGTTGGCAGAGGCGTTAGAATGCCAGCGCCTGGCATGGCAGGTCCCCCAGGGACGCTGGGCAATGTTAGATTACCGCAACCTCAAACACAAA gTGTATACACGAAACAAGAAGCGAAGGGAGCTGTGTATGTTTCAGCTGCGTCTGGACAGTCCGTAGTCGGTGCTGGGCAACAAGTAGTCGCTCCAAACGTATCTCTTCCTTTAAATTCCGATCCTAGTACGGTCGGGGTAGCCGGCAATCAGACGGCACCGACGACCGGATCCACGTCCGCCGCGGCGGCCGCCGCCGCTAATATACAGCAGTCCGTCAATATGCAAACGTTATTCGGATTAAACGAATCTGGACAACCGAGCGTGATAGGCGCGGAGAATAGATTAGCGAATTTGCAGCTTCCACCTGGTTGTGTTCCGCCTGGTCAGGTGACGGCTCAGCCAGTGCAAGGAACAAAGGAGTGGCATCTGTCCGTTACTCCGGATCTCAGGAATCACCTCGTTCATAAATT GGTCCAAGCGATATTCCCAACTCCCGATCCGCAAGCCATGCTCGATAAAAGAATGCACAACTTGGTTGCATACGCGAGAAAAGTGGAGGGTGATATGTATGAAATGGCTAATTCGCGTTCGgaatattatcatttattagcCGAAAAGATTTATAAGATTCAGAAGGAACTCG tttttaattatgtactcaaattaagaaatatgGTAAGAGAATCACGACTAAATGATTTCTCGACAACAGATGAGAAACGACAAAAACGGAAGGAACAGCAACAATTGCAACAAgcgcaacagcagcagcaacaaccaCAACCGCCACAACCAGCAGGCACATCCGGTCCTGGATTAAGGCCATGCGCACCTCCCAATGTTGGAGCTGTTTTACCAGGGTCATCGAAACCCGTCGGAACAGTACCACCTACTCTACGGAGTCATTCGCCAAGTATGGGTCAACTCGGAACGATACCAGCGATGGCCATTCAACAACACAGCAGAATGCAGTTTCCTCAGCAACAACAAgctcagcagcagcagcaagctcaacagcagcaacagcagcagcagcaagtTCAAGCTCAGCAGCAGatacaacagcagcagcagcaacaacaacagcaaGGCATCTTAGTGGGTCCTCCCGGTCCCAGTCCGAATGGACAGTCTACATCCAACACTAATATGGTACCGAATCCCGGCCTCAGCCCATTCGGACAGCCTCAGATGTCTCAGGCTAATCTCACGACCACCACCGCGTCCAACAATGCGATGACTAGTCAATTCTCGACGTCCAACGGTACGGCCACCGGTTTACCCAACACCTCTCCCATCCAAAATCAGCATCAATTCCCCGACCTGATGAAGGTCCGATTGGCACAAGCTCAGGTTCAGGCTGcgcaacagcaacaacagcaacagcagcagcagcaacaacaacagcagcaacaacaacaacaacaacaacaatcGCAGAATCAGCAGTCGCAACCAGCGAGCACTCCGAGTCAGGTCGGCACTCCGGTATCGTCGATCCCGCAAGCACCGTCGCCGTTCAGCGGCATGCAGCAACCAAGCgcgcaacagcagcagcaacaacagccgCCGAATCAGCAGTTCCCCACGCGACCATTGTCAGCCTCGACGCCCAATGACAACGGCATTGCCGCGTCGACGCCGCAAACGATACCGCCGCCTGCGTCAAGCGGACCGAGTCCAACGGGCAGTGTAtccgcgacgacgacgggaaCGACGAACGGACCTCAGTCGACCACCTCCACGCCGAACACGCCGCTCGTACCATCGCTAATGACACCGAATCAGACGGTATCGTCCGCGTCCAACCAAACGCCGCCGCATTCGGGCCCCACCCCGTCCCCGGCCGGTCTCGCGAGTCTCGGCAAAGGTATGACCTCGCAAGAACGGGCGGCGTTGAATACTCCGCGCAACACATCCATGTCCTCGCAGATGGCCGCCATCACGGCGGCATTGGATCGTGATAACTCTCCGAGTCCACCGATGAGCAACAACAAGGGCAAATTGGACTCCATTAAAGAGGAGGTCACCATAAAAATGGAGATCAAGCAGGAGCCGGAGGAGCCGCAGAATCATCGAATGGACGGCGGTAAGAGCGTGAATAACGAGATCATCATTAAGACCGAGCCGAAGACCGAGCCGATGGAGGAAGGTTCGAATGAGGCGATCGTGAAGGAAGAGCCTGCTAGCATCAAGGAGGAGAGTATGACGCCGGTGTCCAGTCAAGACGCGTCCGCGTCCGATATCAAGCCGATGGTGCCAGAACCGATacagccgagcggcacgtccACCGACAAGAAGAAGTGCTTGTTCAAACCGGACGAATTGCGTCAGGCGTTGATGCCGACGTTGGAGAAGCTATACCGACAGGATCCCGAGTCCATACCGTTTCGGCAACCCGTGGATCCCCAAGCGCTGGGTATACCGGATTATCCGACCATCGTGAAGAAGCCGATGGATCTGTCGACGATCAAGAAGAAACTCGACACGGAAAAGTACAGCGATCCGTGGGAGTACGTTGACGACGTGTGGATGATGTTCGACAACGCTTGGCTCTACAACCGCAAGACTTCTCGAGTCTACAGATACTGCACCAAG CTTTCGGAAGTGTTCGAGCAAGAGATAGATCCTGTAATGCAGGCTTTGGGATATTGTTGCGGCAGGAAGTACACGTTCAATCCGCAGGTGCTCTGCTGTTACGGCAAGCAGCTTTGCACGATACCCAGGGATGCGAAATATTATTCGTACCAGAACAG CAGTCTAAAGGGAATTGGTCTTCTGTCCGACAGATACACCTTCTGTCAGAAATGTTTCAACGACATTCCTGGTGACACAGTGACGTTGGGAGATGATCCAACACAGCCTCAAAC TGCCATCAAAAAGGAACAGTTCCAAGAGATGAAGAATGACCATTTAGAATTGGAACCTTTTGTAACCTGTACAGACTGTGGTAGGAGAGTGCACCAAATTTGTGTGCTCCATATGGAAACCATCTGGCCCTTAgg atttACCTGTGATAattgtttgaagaaaaagggaCAGAAACGcaaagagaataaatttaacgCCAAACGATTGCCCGTGACGAAGCTCGGCACATATATCGAGACGCGCGTGAATAATTTCCTAAAGAAAAAGGAAGCGGGCGCCGGTGAGGTAGCTATTAGAGTGGTCGCGTCCAGCGACAAAGTGGTCGAGGTTAAACCCGGCATGCGAAGTAGATTTGTTGAGAACGGCGACATGCCCGGCGAATTTCCTTACCGCGCGAAAGCGTTGTTTGCATTTGAGGAGGTCGACGGCACCGACGTCTGTTTTTTCGGCATGCATGTGCAAGAATACGGAAGCGAGTGCACACCGCCGAACACCAGACGGGTTTACATCGCATATTTGGACTCGGTCCACTTCTTCCGGCCTAGACAATTCCGAACGGCTGTGTATCATGAGATTCTTCTCGGATATCTCGATTATGCGAAGCAACTTGG ATATACGATGGCTCACATTTGGGCGTGTCCACCTTCCGAAGGTGACGATTATATCTTCCACTGCCATCCCGCAGAACAAAAAATACCAAAGCCTAAACGATTGCAGGAATGGTATAAGAAGATGCTGGACAAGGGAATGGTTGAGAGAATCGTTCTCGACTATAAG GATATCTTAAAACAAGCTATGGAAGATAGGCTTTCGTCTGCGGCGGACTTGCCATATTTTGAAGGCGATTTCTGGCCCAACGTTCTGGAGGAAAGTATTAAAGAATTAGAtcaggaagaggaagagaagcGCAAACAAGCTGAAGCAGCAGAAGCCGCTGCTGCAGCAGCAAATGCG ATTTTTTCGCTCTCCGAGGATTCGGAAACTCCAGACGGTAAAAAGAAAGGTCAGAAGAAGGCGAAGAAATCCAACAAGTCCAAAGCGAATCAAAGGAAGAATAGCAAGAAATCGAATACTCCTCAAACCGGCAACGATCTGTCTGCCAAAATCTTTGCGACTATGGAAAAGCACAAAGAAGTATTTTTCGTCATCAGGCTACATAGCGCGCAAAGTGCAGCCAGTTTAGCG CCGATCCAAGACCCCGATCCTGTTATCAATTGTGATCTCATGGATGGCCGTGACGCTTTCCTGACGATGGCTAGAGAAAGGCATTACGAGTTTTCATCACTTAGAAGGGCGAAATTCAGTTCCATGTCCATGCTTTATGAATTACACAATCAAGGCCAAGACAAGTTTGTTTACACTTGCAATAACTGCAAAAGCCATGTGGAGACCAGATACCATTGTACAGTTTGTGAT GATTTCGATTTATGTGTAAGTTGTAAAGATAAAGATGGTCATCCGCATCCTATGGAGAAACTTGGCTTTGATTTGGATGATGGTTCGTCACCGGCTGACGCCAAACAAACGAATCCACAG GAGGCCCGAAAACTGTCGATACAGAGATGCATTCAATCGTTGGTGCATGCATGTCAATGCAGAGACGCGAATTGTCGTCTGCCTAGCTGTCAGAAGATGAAGCGAGTGGTGATGCATACGAAGAACTGTAAGAGAAAGACCAATGGTGGCTGCCCGATATGTAAACAATTGATTGCTCTCTGCTGCTATCACGCGAAACACTGCCAAGAGACCAAGTGTCTTGTTCCGTTCTGCTCCAACATCAAACATAAGATAAAACAGCAGCAATTGCAACAACGACTGCAGCAGGCACAACTACTCAG GAGGCGAATGGCTGTGATGAACACGAGGCCGACCGGACCTGTGGCCGCAATGCAGGCCGGCCAACAAACCTCGAATGTCGCCATGGCGACCGGAGTTGCCATGAAACCGGGCGTCAGTACCTCGAATCTACCGTCGCCGCATCAACCGGGTATTGGGTTGAAGCCCGGTACGCAAACGCCTCCCGCTCATGTGTTGCAGGTTGTAAAGCAGGTTCAGGAAGAGGCAGCGAGGCAGCAAGCGCCGCACGTTGGCTACGGCAAAGTGACGCCGGGCGCCGGAGTCGGCGTGGGCGTCGGTGTCGGTCAAACCGGCGGCGTTATGCCACCACCGCAGATGCAACGACCATTACCGGTGCAGATGCCGAATCCTGGTGGGACGCATCTCATTCCGATGGATCAGTGGACACCGAG CAGGTACCAGCCGAACGCGGTGATGCAACAAAATCCGAACTTAGCGCGGCAGCAAACGCCGCAACAATTGatgcaacaacagcagcagcatcaGGCTCAACCAGGAATGGGAATGAGTGCGCAAATGCCGCGACAGCCAGGCGTGATTGGGCCGGTTGGACAGGTCGGGCCGCAACCCAATATGCAGAAGCACGCTCTTCAGCAGCTGATGCAGACCCTCAGGAGTCCACAGTCTACTGAACAGCAGGCGCAAATACTTCAAATACTCAAGAGCAATCCGCCGTTGATGGCTGCGTTTATTAAGCAACGG GCACTTGTCCATCAGCAACAACCTGGTCAGCATGGCGGGGGAGTCGGCGGTCCATTGGGTCCTAATCAACcccaacaacaacaacaacctGGTTTGCAGCATATGATGTCCCAACAGCAACagccgcagcagcagcagcagcaacagcaaccgCAGCAGCAGGGCAGATTGCAGATACAGACGATGCTGACGCCGCAggcgcagcagcagcagcagccggtGCAGCAACAGACGCAATGGTACAAGCAGCAGATGCTGGTGCAGCAGATGCAGAGGCAACAACAGGCccaacagcaacagcagcagcagcagcagcagcagcaacaacagcagcagcagcagcagcagcagcagcagcagcagcagcagcagcagcaacagcagcagcagcagcagcagccatTCACTCAACCGCCGGCGCCGCCGTATGGTCAACAACGACCGATACGGCCGTCGCTTCTCGGTAATTACATTCCTCGTAATTCCGTAGAGGGGCACGTATTACGAAGCATCTTGTCGAAGCAACAGCGCTTACAAAACTCCTTCCCAGGTTATGGCGGTTTCAACGAGCAAGGCTATGGTCAGCCGGGTCTGAAACCCACGCCACCGCCTGTACCCTCGCCGCAAGGCGTCATGGGCCCACCTGGGATCTCGGTGCAGCAACAACTGATGCAATCGGTCCGTTCGCCGCCGCCCATCCGTTCTCCACAGCCCAACCCCTCACCGCGGCCTGTTCCCTCTCCTCGTAATCAGCCGGTACCGTCGCCGCGGTCGGGTCCGGTGCCGTCGCCGCACCACCATCCGCCCCACGGCACACCCACACATTCGCCGGCACACGAGCTCGGTGGCGGTCCTAGCGAGATGATGCTCTCGCAACTAAGCGGTGGTGCTGGTGCACCCACTGGCCATCCCGCGGCCATGCCCCACCATCCCTCGCCAGCGCCGGCGCCCACGAACGGTGGTGCGGACGCTAACGAGGTGACGCCGATGACGCCACAGGATCAACTCTCCAAATTCGTCGAGGGGTTGTAG